Proteins encoded together in one Deltaproteobacteria bacterium window:
- a CDS encoding XTP/dITP diphosphatase, protein MKLVIATRNPGKAREIKAILSDADLTVLTLDDFPGLELPPEDGATFEENALIKARHVAERTGLAALADDSGIEVDALGGRPGVYSARYAGPGATDEENNRKLVEELRGVDEARRTARYRCVVALVTPEGLEKTFSGAFEGRIVLEPRGSGGFGYDPYFFVPSRRMTAAQLPPDEKNRLSHRAEALRKLKAWLGHGAAGLEKKSPP, encoded by the coding sequence GTGAAGCTCGTCATCGCCACCAGGAACCCCGGCAAGGCGCGGGAGATAAAGGCCATCCTTTCGGACGCCGACCTCACGGTGCTCACCCTCGACGACTTCCCGGGCCTCGAACTCCCCCCCGAAGACGGCGCCACCTTCGAGGAGAACGCCCTCATAAAGGCCCGCCACGTGGCCGAACGCACCGGCCTCGCGGCCCTCGCCGACGACTCGGGCATCGAGGTCGACGCCCTCGGCGGCCGTCCCGGCGTCTACTCGGCCCGCTACGCAGGCCCCGGCGCCACCGACGAGGAGAATAACCGCAAGCTCGTGGAAGAGCTGCGCGGCGTCGACGAGGCCCGCCGCACGGCGCGCTACCGCTGCGTAGTCGCCCTCGTAACGCCGGAAGGCCTGGAAAAGACCTTCTCCGGCGCCTTCGAGGGCCGCATCGTCCTCGAGCCCCGGGGCAGCGGCGGCTTCGGCTACGACCCCTACTTCTTCGTGCCCTCCAGAAGAATGACCGCCGCCCAGCTTCCGCCGGACGAGAAGAACCGCCTGAGCCACCGCGCCGAGGCCCTTCGCAAGCTCAAGGCATGGCTCGGCCACGGCGCCGCCGGGCTTGAAAAAAAATCCCCTCCGTGA
- a CDS encoding ribonuclease PH has protein sequence MKRIDSRAADELRPVRITRDFLKSADGSVLMEMGDTKVICTVTVEETVPAFLAGGDQGWITAEYSMLPRSSARRIPRESVRGRVSGRTHEIQRLIGRSLRAVVDLARLGPRTLIVDCDVLQADGGTRTASITGAYVALAETVGSLMETGVIAAGPSPILDSVAAVSVGIVRGEYLLDLNYEEDSAADVDMNVVMTASGRFIEVQGTAETEPFTRDEMDSLLDLAAKGVAELSELQRAALAAAPASSAGG, from the coding sequence ATGAAGAGAATCGACTCGAGGGCCGCCGACGAGCTGCGGCCCGTAAGGATTACCAGGGACTTCCTCAAGTCGGCCGACGGCTCGGTGCTCATGGAGATGGGCGACACCAAGGTCATCTGCACCGTCACCGTCGAGGAGACGGTGCCGGCCTTCCTCGCAGGCGGCGACCAGGGATGGATAACGGCCGAGTACTCCATGCTCCCGCGCTCGTCGGCGCGCCGCATACCCCGCGAGTCCGTGCGGGGCCGCGTAAGCGGCCGGACCCACGAGATACAGAGGCTCATAGGCAGGAGCCTGCGGGCCGTGGTGGACCTCGCCCGCCTCGGCCCCCGCACGCTCATCGTCGACTGCGACGTGCTCCAGGCCGACGGCGGCACCCGCACGGCCTCCATAACGGGCGCCTACGTGGCCCTGGCCGAGACCGTGGGCTCGCTCATGGAGACCGGCGTCATCGCCGCCGGCCCTTCGCCCATCCTCGACTCCGTGGCCGCCGTCAGCGTGGGCATAGTGAGGGGCGAATACCTCCTCGACCTCAACTACGAGGAGGACTCGGCGGCCGACGTGGACATGAACGTCGTCATGACCGCCAGCGGAAGGTTCATCGAGGTCCAGGGCACCGCCGAGACCGAACCCTTCACCAGGGACGAGATGGACTCGCTCCTCGATCTCGCGGCCAAGGGTGTGGCCGAGCTCTCCGAACTCCAGAGGGCCGCGCTCGCCGCGGCTCCGGCCTCGTCCGCCGGGGGCTGA